A portion of the Oxynema aestuarii AP17 genome contains these proteins:
- a CDS encoding class I SAM-dependent methyltransferase, translated as MSSALDYEKIAHLYDSYLHFENDLPFFLEECQKTNGSVLELTCGTGRISIPLLEAGVSLTCVDASPAMLEIFRQKIAGKSLDPAIILADMADLQLDSKFDLVLLPFQSFHELHTAAERERTLAGIYDCLNPDGRFICTLHNPKTRLEAIARGTTEYGPFPRLDGSGSVRLSVALEYAADTGIVSGFQTIYELDSGDRIIAEHRVSIRFSLIELEGFQTLLKSMNFSIETIYGNYDRSPLITETSPYAIVCSCKWSMN; from the coding sequence ATGTCTTCTGCTCTCGATTACGAAAAAATTGCCCATCTTTACGACTCTTATTTACACTTCGAGAACGATTTACCTTTCTTTCTCGAAGAATGTCAAAAAACGAACGGTTCGGTCTTGGAATTGACCTGCGGAACTGGACGAATTTCGATTCCTTTGTTGGAAGCTGGGGTCTCCTTGACGTGCGTAGATGCTTCCCCGGCAATGTTAGAGATTTTCCGACAAAAAATAGCAGGAAAATCCCTCGATCCCGCGATTATTTTGGCCGACATGGCCGATCTCCAATTAGACTCGAAATTTGATTTGGTTTTGCTACCGTTCCAAAGCTTTCACGAACTCCATACCGCCGCCGAACGAGAACGAACCCTCGCCGGAATTTACGATTGTCTCAATCCCGACGGACGGTTTATTTGTACCCTGCACAATCCCAAAACTCGCCTTGAAGCGATCGCGCGCGGTACGACGGAGTACGGACCTTTTCCTCGCCTAGATGGGTCGGGTTCGGTGCGTTTATCTGTCGCCTTAGAATATGCAGCAGATACGGGAATTGTTAGTGGGTTTCAAACGATTTACGAATTAGATTCAGGCGATCGCATCATCGCAGAACATCGCGTTTCCATTCGATTTTCTCTGATAGAATTAGAGGGGTTTCAAACTCTCTTAAAATCGATGAATTTCTCGATCGAAACGATTTATGGAAACTACGATCGCTCTCCTTTAATTACAGAAACCAGCCCTTACGCGATCGTTTGTTCGTGTAAATGGAGCATGAATTAG
- a CDS encoding transglutaminase family protein: MSIKVALNHQKIYQFDRPVTVGPHMVRLRPSPHCRTPVCSYSFKVIPEDYLLTWRQDPYGNYFAKLNFPNRTEKLKFEVDLIVELQPINPFDFLLEHYAVNYPFKYGDRLAKDLAPFLETSEASPLLDSYLKNLDYASNFTINFLTALNSQLQQDIKYEIRLEEGIQTCEETLDRRIGSCRDTAWLFVQILRHLGLAARFVSGYLIQLAADEPPLDGPEGTAEDTADLHAWTEVYLPGAGWVGLDPTSGMLAAEGHIPLFCSAHSVSAAPIAGSIEQCESQLHFAIAVSRFEERSRVTKPYTDEQWQEIDRLGQTVERALQEADVRLTMGGEPTFVSIDDYTSLEWRTGAMGRDKRRLGEILLKRLRDRFAPGGLLHYGQGKWYPGESLPRWALGCYWRADELPLWHDRSLFAEPDGDRSATIADARRFMLALADTLGVDRDCAIAACDPALPQQPSAYVLPLLRSPQGWISCEWQLPHPSLYLVPGDSPAGYRLPLNAIAWVEADRLMRESDGKGDEPLPPPRRAEPHTINVALCVELRDGILWVFIPPIQILDNYIDLIAAIEQTASQTAIAVRLEGYPPPRDRRLVGFQITPDPGVLEVNLHPASHWDDLVRHTRILYEEARLCRLGTEKFMLDGRRIGTGGGSHLTLGGLSVADSPLLRRPDLLASLIAYWQHHPSLSYLFSSLFVGPTSQAPRIDEARHDSLYELEIAIAQIQARPEIPPPVVDALLSNWLVDVTGNRHRCEFCIDKLYPVNAPNNQWGLLELRAFEMPPHPDMSLVLALLVRALVARFWQQPYQRPFVRWGTALHDKFVLPYYLERDLADILLELKMAGYAFDLAWFAPFLEFRFPYYGEIVGEGVRLELRSAIEPWHVLAEDATARGTARYVDSSMERVQVKLSQAVPGRHWVTCNGYPVPLQPTGVQGEFVAGVRYRARKISQVLHPAIAPHVPLTFDLVDTWVGRAIGGCQLYADNPNGMEWTALPVNSREAQSRQLARFIPHGHSPGILEIPPLERSQEYPNTLDLRRVGF, from the coding sequence ATGTCCATCAAAGTCGCCTTAAACCATCAGAAAATCTACCAGTTCGATCGCCCGGTGACCGTCGGTCCCCATATGGTTCGCTTGCGACCCTCCCCGCACTGTCGTACTCCGGTTTGCAGTTACAGCTTTAAAGTCATTCCAGAAGATTACTTACTAACCTGGCGACAAGATCCTTACGGAAACTACTTTGCAAAATTAAACTTCCCTAATCGTACCGAAAAATTGAAGTTTGAAGTCGATCTGATTGTCGAACTGCAACCGATTAATCCATTCGATTTTTTGTTAGAACATTATGCCGTTAACTATCCTTTCAAGTACGGCGATCGCCTCGCCAAAGATTTAGCGCCCTTCTTGGAAACTAGCGAAGCCAGTCCCTTACTCGATTCTTATTTAAAAAACTTAGATTATGCTTCAAATTTTACCATAAACTTTTTAACCGCGCTCAATAGCCAATTACAGCAAGATATTAAATACGAAATCCGCCTCGAAGAAGGAATTCAAACATGTGAAGAAACTCTCGATCGCCGGATCGGTTCCTGTCGGGATACGGCGTGGTTATTCGTACAGATTTTGCGCCATTTGGGGTTGGCGGCGCGCTTTGTTTCCGGTTATTTAATCCAACTGGCGGCGGACGAACCGCCCCTCGACGGTCCGGAGGGTACCGCAGAAGATACGGCAGATCTGCACGCCTGGACGGAAGTGTACCTTCCCGGGGCGGGATGGGTCGGTCTGGATCCGACCTCGGGGATGTTAGCCGCCGAAGGACACATTCCCTTATTCTGTAGCGCTCACTCAGTGAGTGCGGCTCCAATTGCCGGATCGATCGAGCAGTGTGAGAGTCAACTGCACTTCGCGATCGCCGTTTCCCGCTTTGAAGAGCGATCGCGGGTGACCAAACCCTACACGGACGAGCAATGGCAGGAGATCGATCGCCTCGGGCAAACCGTAGAACGCGCCTTGCAAGAGGCCGACGTGCGCCTGACGATGGGCGGCGAGCCGACCTTCGTATCGATCGACGATTATACTTCCCTCGAATGGCGCACCGGGGCAATGGGTCGAGACAAACGGCGGTTGGGGGAAATCCTCTTAAAACGGCTGCGCGATCGCTTCGCCCCCGGGGGTCTGCTGCACTACGGACAAGGCAAGTGGTATCCCGGCGAAAGCTTACCGCGCTGGGCGCTGGGCTGTTACTGGCGCGCCGACGAGCTGCCCTTGTGGCACGATCGCAGCCTGTTTGCCGAACCCGACGGCGATCGCTCCGCCACGATCGCCGACGCCCGCCGCTTCATGCTCGCCTTAGCCGATACCCTCGGGGTCGATCGCGATTGTGCGATCGCCGCGTGCGATCCTGCCCTTCCCCAACAGCCGAGCGCTTACGTGCTACCACTTTTACGCAGTCCGCAAGGCTGGATCTCCTGTGAATGGCAACTGCCCCACCCCTCTTTATATTTAGTTCCCGGCGATTCCCCTGCCGGATATCGCTTGCCCCTCAACGCGATCGCCTGGGTCGAAGCCGATCGATTGATGCGAGAATCCGACGGCAAAGGGGACGAACCCCTACCCCCGCCTCGCCGGGCCGAGCCCCACACCATTAACGTCGCCTTGTGCGTCGAACTGCGCGACGGGATCCTCTGGGTCTTCATCCCGCCGATCCAAATCCTCGACAACTACATCGATTTAATCGCCGCGATCGAACAGACCGCCAGCCAAACCGCGATCGCCGTGCGTCTCGAAGGCTATCCGCCACCGCGCGATCGTCGCCTGGTCGGCTTCCAAATCACCCCGGATCCCGGCGTCCTCGAAGTCAACTTACATCCCGCCAGCCATTGGGACGACCTCGTGCGTCATACCCGGATCCTCTACGAAGAAGCCCGTCTCTGTCGCTTGGGAACCGAAAAATTCATGCTCGACGGACGCCGGATCGGTACCGGAGGCGGTTCGCACCTGACCCTCGGCGGCTTGAGTGTCGCCGACAGCCCTCTGTTACGGCGCCCGGACTTACTCGCCAGCTTAATCGCTTACTGGCAACACCATCCCAGTCTGTCTTACTTATTTTCCTCATTGTTTGTCGGGCCGACCAGTCAAGCGCCCCGCATCGACGAAGCCCGTCACGATAGCTTGTACGAATTAGAAATTGCGATCGCCCAAATCCAAGCCCGACCGGAGATCCCGCCCCCCGTTGTCGATGCACTCCTGTCCAACTGGCTCGTGGATGTCACCGGAAATCGCCACCGTTGCGAATTCTGCATCGACAAACTCTATCCTGTCAACGCCCCCAACAATCAATGGGGACTCCTGGAACTGCGCGCCTTTGAAATGCCCCCCCATCCCGATATGTCCCTGGTGTTGGCATTGTTGGTGCGCGCCCTCGTCGCCCGCTTTTGGCAGCAACCCTACCAGCGTCCTTTCGTGCGCTGGGGAACCGCCTTGCACGATAAATTTGTTTTACCCTACTATCTCGAACGCGACCTCGCCGATATATTGCTGGAGTTGAAAATGGCGGGTTATGCCTTCGATTTAGCCTGGTTTGCGCCGTTTTTAGAGTTTCGCTTTCCGTACTACGGCGAAATCGTCGGCGAAGGGGTGCGCTTGGAATTGCGATCGGCGATCGAACCGTGGCACGTTCTCGCCGAAGACGCCACCGCCCGGGGAACCGCCCGCTATGTCGATTCTTCGATGGAACGAGTCCAAGTGAAACTGTCTCAAGCCGTCCCCGGTCGCCACTGGGTCACTTGCAACGGCTATCCCGTTCCGTTACAACCGACGGGGGTACAAGGGGAGTTCGTCGCGGGGGTTCGCTACCGGGCTCGCAAAATTTCCCAAGTCTTGCATCCGGCGATCGCCCCCCACGTTCCTTTGACCTTCGATTTAGTCGATACCTGGGTCGGACGGGCGATCGGTGGCTGTCAACTGTACGCCGACAATCCTAATGGGATGGAGTGGACCGCCTTACCCGTCAACTCCCGCGAAGCCCAATCGCGCCAACTCGCCCGCTTTATCCCTCACGGGCACAGCCCCGGGATTTTGGAGATCCCTCCCCTAGAACGGAGTCAAGAATATCCCAATACCCTAGATTTGCGACGGGTCGGGTTTTAG